In a single window of the Halobaculum lipolyticum genome:
- the psmB gene encoding archaeal proteasome endopeptidase complex subunit beta: MRPSSDLADLDAIGGDETVFGPELGEFPHADERRAQATGEGEMKTGTTTVGLRTEEGVVLATDMRASLGRMVSSKDVQKVEEIHPTGALTIAGSVSAAQNLIQTLKAETNLYEARRGKDMSMQALSTLTGNLLRSGAFFIVQPILGGVDDEGAHVYSIDAAGGMTEEEYTVTGSGSQFALGVLEQEYSEDLSVEEAKRVAARAIKSAVERDTASGNGINVAVVTEDGVEITKNKDIDAVAE, encoded by the coding sequence ATGCGACCATCTAGTGACCTCGCGGACCTCGACGCGATCGGCGGCGACGAGACCGTGTTCGGGCCGGAACTCGGGGAGTTCCCCCACGCGGACGAGCGCCGTGCACAGGCGACCGGCGAGGGCGAGATGAAGACTGGGACGACGACCGTCGGCCTCCGCACGGAGGAGGGCGTCGTGCTCGCGACCGACATGCGCGCCTCCCTCGGCCGCATGGTCTCCTCGAAGGACGTCCAGAAGGTCGAGGAGATCCACCCGACCGGCGCGCTCACCATCGCGGGCTCGGTCTCCGCGGCCCAGAACCTCATCCAGACGCTGAAGGCCGAGACGAACCTGTACGAGGCCCGCCGCGGTAAGGACATGAGCATGCAGGCGCTGTCGACGCTCACCGGCAACCTCCTCCGCTCGGGCGCGTTCTTCATCGTCCAGCCGATCCTCGGCGGCGTCGACGACGAGGGCGCACACGTCTACTCCATCGACGCGGCCGGCGGCATGACCGAGGAGGAGTACACCGTCACCGGCTCCGGCTCGCAGTTCGCGCTCGGCGTCCTCGAGCAGGAGTACAGCGAGGACCTCTCCGTCGAGGAGGCCAAACGCGTCGCCGCCCGCGCGATCAAGTCCGCGGTCGAGCGCGACACCGCCTCCGGCAACGGGATCAACGTCGCCGTCGTCACGGAGGACGGCGTCGAGATCACGAAGAACAAAGACATCGACGCGGTCGCCGAGTAG
- a CDS encoding CBS domain-containing protein encodes MELPTPQDLRERRTSLDLTQSALADRADVSQPLIARIEGGDVDPRLSTLRRIVEALDEVEGDVVRASDIMHESVISVAPDQSVREAVELMEGEAYSQLPVIQNGTPVGSISFSDVNKAGEDAAELPVSEVMSESFPPVSPDATVDEIRNLLEHYKAVVVTESGDAVGIITEADLAAQLS; translated from the coding sequence ATGGAACTCCCGACGCCGCAGGACCTGCGCGAGCGGCGGACGTCGCTCGACCTCACCCAGAGCGCGCTCGCCGACCGCGCGGACGTGTCGCAGCCGCTGATCGCCCGGATCGAGGGCGGCGACGTCGACCCCCGACTGTCGACGCTCCGGCGCATCGTCGAGGCGCTCGACGAGGTCGAGGGCGACGTGGTCCGCGCGAGCGACATCATGCACGAGTCGGTGATCAGCGTCGCGCCCGACCAGTCCGTCCGCGAGGCGGTCGAGTTGATGGAGGGGGAGGCGTACTCCCAGCTCCCGGTGATCCAGAACGGGACGCCCGTCGGTTCCATCTCCTTCTCGGACGTGAACAAAGCCGGCGAGGACGCCGCCGAGTTGCCCGTCAGCGAGGTGATGTCGGAGTCGTTCCCGCCGGTGAGTCCGGACGCGACGGTCGACGAGATCCGGAACCTGCTGGAACACTACAAGGCGGTCGTCGTCACCGAGAGCGGCGACGCCGTCGGGATCATCACCGAAGCGGATCTGGCGGCGCAGTTGTCCTGA
- a CDS encoding DUF7317 family protein, translated as MPLQSLATALTLYRGTSLTLEQAATHAGITADELAAQLRSQGVPVREDDRSAPEPISD; from the coding sequence ATGCCCCTGCAATCACTCGCAACTGCGCTGACCCTGTACCGCGGCACCTCGCTCACCCTCGAACAGGCGGCGACCCACGCGGGGATCACCGCCGACGAACTGGCCGCACAGCTCCGGTCGCAGGGTGTCCCCGTCCGGGAGGACGACCGCTCGGCCCCCGAACCGATCAGCGACTGA
- a CDS encoding DUF555 domain-containing protein, which yields MSNYLVALEAAWLVRDVEAIDDAIGVAVSEAGRRLNEANKEFVDVEVGATPCPACGEPFDSAFIAASTALVGLMLEIDVFNADSEEHATRIAKSEIGGALRDVPLDVIDVIETEADEDDEQ from the coding sequence ATGAGCAACTATCTCGTCGCCCTCGAGGCGGCGTGGCTGGTCCGCGACGTCGAGGCGATCGACGACGCCATCGGGGTCGCGGTGAGCGAGGCAGGTCGGCGACTCAACGAGGCGAACAAGGAGTTCGTGGACGTGGAGGTGGGCGCGACGCCGTGTCCCGCCTGCGGTGAGCCGTTCGACTCGGCGTTCATCGCCGCCTCGACCGCGCTGGTCGGCCTGATGCTGGAGATCGACGTGTTCAACGCCGACAGCGAGGAGCACGCCACCCGCATCGCGAAAAGCGAGATCGGCGGCGCCCTCCGCGACGTCCCCCTCGACGTGATCGACGTGATCGAGACCGAGGCGGACGAGGACGACGAGCAGTAA
- a CDS encoding MBL fold metallo-hydrolase RNA specificity domain-containing protein, with translation MTDRTPGVALRDGIEVVLSDGTTVVADARAPAGDVTALTHAHGDHLFAGDPGPVVCSPATADIARARRPDATVAVASDPRVELVNAGHVAGSRAVVVTDPADGTRYCYTGDCSTRDRLYLDGFDPPDADVLVIETTYGTPEYRLPPQRAVEAAIGDWLADTADTPVLLFGYSLGRAQKLQVLAERAGRDRVFATDAVVRVNRAMEPHVDVSFPAERYDGDVALEPGDALVLPPNASRRDWVERLRERHDAPAAGFSGWAVDDSFRYRGGYDATFALSDHCDFDELNAVIDAVAPDRVFTNHGAAASFADHLVGRGYEATALRENQHTLADF, from the coding sequence GTGACCGACCGAACGCCCGGCGTCGCGCTGCGCGACGGCATCGAGGTCGTCCTCTCGGACGGCACGACCGTCGTCGCCGACGCCCGCGCCCCCGCCGGCGACGTGACGGCGCTGACCCACGCCCACGGCGACCACCTGTTCGCCGGCGACCCCGGACCGGTCGTCTGCTCGCCGGCCACCGCCGACATCGCCCGCGCCCGCCGGCCCGACGCGACCGTCGCCGTCGCCTCGGACCCGCGTGTCGAACTGGTGAACGCCGGCCACGTCGCCGGCTCGCGCGCCGTCGTCGTCACCGACCCCGCCGACGGCACACGCTACTGCTACACCGGCGACTGCTCGACGCGCGACCGCCTGTACCTCGACGGCTTCGACCCGCCCGACGCCGACGTGCTCGTGATCGAGACGACGTACGGCACGCCGGAGTACCGTCTCCCGCCGCAACGGGCGGTCGAGGCGGCCATCGGGGACTGGCTGGCGGACACGGCCGACACGCCGGTGCTCCTGTTCGGCTACTCGCTGGGGCGCGCGCAGAAACTGCAGGTGCTCGCCGAGCGGGCGGGGCGCGACCGCGTGTTCGCGACCGACGCGGTGGTGCGGGTGAACCGAGCGATGGAGCCACACGTCGACGTCTCGTTCCCGGCCGAGCGGTACGACGGGGACGTGGCGTTGGAGCCGGGCGACGCGCTCGTGCTCCCGCCGAACGCGAGCCGTCGCGACTGGGTCGAGCGGCTCCGCGAGCGCCACGACGCGCCGGCGGCCGGCTTCTCCGGGTGGGCGGTCGACGACTCGTTCCGCTACCGCGGCGGCTACGACGCGACGTTCGCGCTGTCGGACCACTGCGACTTCGACGAACTGAACGCGGTCATCGACGCGGTCGCCCCCGACCGGGTGTTCACGAACCACGGGGCGGCCGCGTCGTTCGCCGACCACCTCGTGGGCCGCGGCTACGAGGCGACCGCCCTGCGGGAGAACCAGCACACGCTCGCGGACTTCTGA